The Chloroflexota bacterium genome window below encodes:
- a CDS encoding DMT family transporter, with translation MISRPSSDVIGALLIVVAASGFGVLGPMAQYANQAGVSSLTLVTWRAGVGALVVLLFVVVRAAAGTRLWRPWRELPRRDRLVLALSAPTNAALNLAMFVAFVRIGIALALLIFYIYPALVALASVIWFGERLDRLRWAALGISMAGVVLVVAGAGDLGSLDALGIGLAAIGALAQMFYALAAHHGFRAVPGTQAATFTMGGATLLYLVAFAVIGRLPEMGQPLASVAALWPVLVAGLVGAGLATVCFIAGIRMLGAPRATILATLEPVVGIALAAFLFGALPTPPQVAGGALIIAAGIVLQLRPSGEIAEHEAVADPPA, from the coding sequence GATGTCATCGGCGCGCTCCTGATCGTGGTCGCCGCCTCAGGGTTCGGGGTGCTCGGTCCCATGGCCCAGTACGCGAATCAGGCCGGGGTTTCGAGCCTGACCCTGGTGACGTGGCGTGCAGGGGTGGGCGCCCTCGTCGTGCTGCTCTTCGTCGTCGTGCGAGCCGCGGCCGGGACTCGGCTGTGGCGACCGTGGCGCGAGCTCCCGCGACGCGATCGGCTCGTCCTGGCGCTGTCGGCCCCGACCAATGCGGCCCTCAACCTGGCCATGTTCGTCGCCTTCGTGCGCATCGGGATTGCGCTCGCATTGCTGATCTTCTACATCTACCCCGCCCTGGTGGCCCTGGCCAGCGTGATCTGGTTCGGGGAGCGGCTCGACCGGCTGCGGTGGGCGGCGCTCGGCATCTCGATGGCGGGCGTGGTACTGGTCGTGGCCGGGGCCGGCGACCTTGGATCACTCGACGCGCTGGGGATCGGCCTGGCGGCGATCGGCGCGCTGGCCCAGATGTTCTACGCGCTTGCCGCGCACCACGGCTTTCGCGCGGTCCCCGGGACACAGGCCGCGACATTCACCATGGGAGGCGCCACCCTCCTCTACCTGGTCGCGTTTGCGGTGATCGGCCGGCTACCGGAGATGGGCCAGCCGCTCGCCAGCGTGGCAGCGCTCTGGCCGGTCCTCGTCGCGGGGCTGGTGGGGGCGGGGCTGGCGACGGTCTGCTTCATCGCTGGCATTCGGATGCTGGGCGCGCCGCGCGCGACCATCCTTGCGACCCTCGAGCCGGTGGTCGGGATCGCCCTGGCGGCGTTCCTGTTCGGCGCGCTGCCGACTCCTCCGCAGGTCGCCGGCGGGGCACTGATCATCGCCGCCGGGATCGTGCTGCAACTGCGTCCGAGCGGCGAGATCGCGGAGCACGAGGCGGTCGCCGACCCTCCCGCCTAG
- a CDS encoding HAD-IA family hydrolase, translating into MRYRLICLDAGFTLLAPRNTLGDALRGLLAEHGRHITDEQVQQAWKVADRWFWDSYHRSGNDTWGDDAKIDAAWRQYHSLMLRELGVEDPDHQLIDTILAAQYAPESWELYPDVLPAVRELRELGMGLGIVSDWGSNLLPIVDGLGLGKELDFVIASGAVGLSKPDPSLFRLAAARAGVTPREALMVGDSYRADIEGAEAAGMDGILIRRPEWSDRREAVPPEARVIASLAELPEVVRSS; encoded by the coding sequence ATGCGCTACCGACTCATCTGCCTCGATGCCGGCTTCACGCTGCTCGCGCCGCGGAACACGCTGGGCGACGCGTTGCGCGGCCTTCTTGCCGAGCACGGCCGCCACATCACCGACGAGCAGGTGCAGCAGGCATGGAAGGTCGCGGACCGCTGGTTCTGGGACAGCTATCACCGGTCGGGGAACGACACCTGGGGCGACGACGCGAAGATCGACGCGGCCTGGCGCCAATACCACTCGCTCATGCTGCGCGAGCTGGGGGTCGAGGATCCCGACCACCAGCTGATCGATACGATCCTTGCGGCGCAGTACGCTCCCGAGTCCTGGGAGCTGTACCCCGACGTGCTGCCGGCCGTTCGCGAGCTGCGGGAGCTGGGCATGGGGCTCGGCATCGTCTCCGACTGGGGCTCGAATCTGCTGCCGATCGTCGACGGGCTGGGACTGGGGAAAGAGCTTGACTTCGTGATCGCGTCGGGCGCAGTCGGCCTCTCCAAGCCCGATCCTTCCCTCTTCCGCCTCGCCGCCGCGCGCGCCGGCGTCACTCCCCGAGAGGCGCTGATGGTCGGGGACTCGTATCGGGCCGATATCGAGGGTGCCGAAGCCGCCGGGATGGACGGGATCCTCATCCGCCGGCCGGAGTGGAGCGACCGGCGCGAGGCCGTTCCACCGGAGGCCAGGGTGATCGCTTCGCTGGCCGAGCTGCCGGAAGTCGTTCGCTCGAGCTAG
- a CDS encoding A/G-specific adenine glycosylase — translation MSEQLTDGSALARVRSSLLSWYATDHRDFPWRRTADPYAVLVSEVMLQQTRASRVAERFPTFLRRFPTAAALAAATEAQVLAAWSGLGYNRRALALRRAATEVADHGWPRGVAALERLPGIGPYTAPAVASLAFGEPVGVVDTNVRRWLVRRFGVRADGPPHVLQALADALATAGNAADAAPWTHATMEFGASVCTPRNPRCDACPIADGCPSRGMAASVPVPRQAPFAGSDRAHRGAILRALSGTRDHSITIRAASDLVPRGAAERVLAGLERDGLLHRSGRRLLLGGRSESAATIGP, via the coding sequence GTGTCCGAACAGCTGACCGATGGCTCCGCGCTGGCGCGCGTTCGCTCCTCGCTGCTGTCCTGGTACGCGACCGATCACCGCGACTTTCCGTGGCGTCGCACCGCCGATCCGTATGCCGTCCTGGTCAGCGAGGTGATGCTCCAGCAGACCCGGGCCTCGCGCGTAGCAGAGCGCTTCCCAACCTTCTTGCGCCGATTCCCCACGGCCGCTGCCCTTGCCGCCGCAACCGAGGCGCAGGTCCTCGCCGCATGGTCCGGCCTCGGCTACAACCGGCGTGCGCTGGCCCTGCGCCGAGCGGCGACCGAGGTCGCCGACCACGGCTGGCCGCGGGGCGTGGCCGCGCTCGAGCGGCTGCCGGGGATCGGTCCATACACCGCTCCGGCCGTGGCCAGCCTCGCCTTTGGAGAGCCGGTGGGCGTCGTGGACACCAACGTCCGCCGCTGGCTGGTGCGTCGCTTTGGCGTCCGAGCAGACGGCCCACCACACGTGCTGCAGGCCCTCGCCGATGCCCTCGCTACCGCCGGCAACGCCGCCGACGCGGCGCCCTGGACCCACGCCACCATGGAATTCGGGGCGTCGGTCTGCACTCCGCGCAACCCGCGGTGCGACGCGTGCCCCATCGCCGATGGTTGCCCCTCGCGAGGCATGGCAGCATCGGTCCCGGTCCCGCGCCAGGCGCCCTTCGCAGGTTCGGATCGCGCCCACCGCGGTGCCATTCTCCGTGCCCTGTCCGGAACCCGCGATCATTCCATCACGATTCGAGCGGCGAGCGATCTCGTGCCCCGGGGCGCAGCTGAGCGCGTCCTCGCCGGGCTCGAGCGCGACGGACTCCTGCATCGGTCCGGTCGACGACTGCTGCTGGGCGGTCGGTCGGAGTCGGCCGCTACAATCGGCCCGTGA
- a CDS encoding redoxin domain-containing protein has protein sequence MSTATAGLKVKIGDQIPSVGLRATDGYLLNLRSLVGKQPVILLFFGGPTLKGAARERGDALAEALKEAHPRLARQGVTVIGVTTGNEQQQAAYVKELDLPYLLFSDERLIAVSHLGIRTTEVRGTVNAEPTAFAVGVDGTILDIVEQATPKGLVARLLEAIFPPG, from the coding sequence GTGAGCACCGCGACCGCCGGCCTCAAGGTCAAGATCGGCGACCAGATCCCGTCGGTTGGGCTGCGCGCCACGGACGGGTATCTGCTCAACCTGCGGAGCCTCGTCGGCAAGCAGCCGGTGATCCTCCTCTTCTTCGGCGGCCCCACCCTCAAGGGAGCTGCCCGTGAGCGCGGCGACGCTCTGGCCGAAGCGCTCAAGGAGGCGCACCCACGGCTCGCCCGCCAGGGCGTGACGGTCATCGGCGTCACGACCGGCAACGAGCAGCAGCAGGCCGCCTATGTGAAAGAGCTTGACCTGCCGTACCTCCTCTTCTCCGACGAGCGCCTGATCGCGGTGTCGCACCTGGGCATTCGCACGACCGAGGTGCGCGGCACCGTCAACGCCGAGCCGACCGCCTTCGCCGTGGGCGTGGACGGCACCATCCTGGACATCGTCGAGCAGGCCACGCCCAAGGGCCTGGTTGCCCGTCTGCTCGAGGCGATCTTCCCGCCGGGCTAG
- a CDS encoding alcohol dehydrogenase catalytic domain-containing protein: MLAVRSYAPGEPLRIEEMPLPKPKGPEIRIRVGGCGVCHTDLHIARTNRIRVLRPLTLGHEVAGWIDAAGRRAAAELKRARLAEGDGVLVFGGWGCGACTQCAAGAEQRCERSASPGFQRDGGYAEYMLVPHARHLVALGHLHPDYAAPLADAGVTPWRAVQRATPWLQPGARVLLIGFGGLGQFALQYLRRLPELTIAVRELSPDKLTLAGELGADLGLLMGDEALVELGLGGPADVVFDFVGNDPSLDYAARNVAPGGLVAVVGEGGGRYEFTFDRMPVEASLTTTAWGSLNDLHSVVRLAKRGRLKWHVERMPLAEAAIAHDRLAEGRVSGRIVLVPGT; the protein is encoded by the coding sequence ATGCTCGCCGTCCGGAGCTACGCCCCCGGCGAGCCGCTGCGCATCGAGGAGATGCCGCTCCCCAAGCCGAAGGGCCCGGAGATCAGGATCAGGGTCGGCGGCTGCGGCGTGTGCCACACCGATCTGCATATCGCCCGCACCAATCGCATCCGCGTCCTGCGGCCGCTCACCCTTGGCCACGAAGTCGCCGGCTGGATCGACGCTGCCGGCCGACGCGCCGCCGCGGAACTGAAACGGGCGCGGCTGGCCGAGGGAGACGGGGTGCTCGTCTTCGGCGGCTGGGGCTGCGGCGCCTGCACCCAGTGCGCCGCCGGCGCCGAGCAGCGTTGCGAGCGCTCCGCGTCGCCCGGGTTTCAGCGGGACGGTGGCTACGCCGAGTACATGCTGGTGCCTCATGCGCGCCACCTGGTTGCCCTTGGTCATCTCCACCCCGATTATGCCGCCCCGCTGGCCGACGCCGGCGTGACACCCTGGCGCGCCGTTCAGCGCGCCACGCCGTGGTTGCAGCCCGGGGCGCGGGTGCTGCTCATCGGCTTCGGAGGGCTCGGCCAGTTCGCGCTCCAGTACCTGCGCCGCCTGCCAGAGCTGACGATTGCGGTTCGTGAGCTGAGCCCCGACAAGCTGACGCTGGCCGGGGAACTGGGCGCGGACCTGGGGCTGCTGATGGGCGACGAGGCGCTAGTGGAGCTGGGCCTCGGCGGACCAGCCGACGTGGTCTTCGACTTCGTCGGCAACGATCCCAGCCTCGACTACGCGGCTCGCAACGTCGCGCCGGGCGGCCTCGTGGCGGTCGTCGGCGAGGGCGGCGGCCGCTACGAGTTCACGTTCGACCGCATGCCGGTCGAGGCAAGCCTGACCACCACCGCCTGGGGCTCGTTGAACGACCTGCACAGCGTGGTCAGACTTGCCAAGCGCGGCCGGCTGAAGTGGCACGTTGAACGGATGCCGCTGGCCGAGGCCGCAATCGCCCACGACCGGCTGGCCGAGGGTCGCGTCAGCGGCCGGATCGTCCTCGTCCCGGGGACCTAG
- the gltX gene encoding glutamate--tRNA ligase, whose translation MSTPDPTPIRVRMAPSPTGPLHIGTARTSLYNFLFARHVGGTYVLRVEDTDVARGTEAWESDIIDSLHWLGISWDEGPQVAGGDDIGPYAPYRQSQRMELYAREADRLLASGVAYHCYCTPDELDAVRHEQERNHQAPRYNGRCLRLTDADRAAFEAEGRRPALRFSVPAEKIRFDDLIRGEVEFDNALLGDFVIVRGDGMPLYHFVVVVDDEAMAITHVVRGEDHLSNTPKHIALIRALGYGEPKFGHIPLILNPDRSKMSKRKSQTAITAYREQGYLPEAMVNFLAFVGWSPGTEEEIFSIAELAERFEIGEVHKAGAVFDKDRLDYLNGVYIRSLADGQLAYRLRPFLPEQLDDGILMRLAPLLKERLVRLGDATELAAFLTENDEQVAALYEPELLLPKGRSADETAEALRLAHEALAAVPEPDFAAGELEAICRTTAEAHGWKAGDFFRPLRVAITGRLVSPPLFGSMELLGRERTLARIDAAIARLSD comes from the coding sequence ATGAGCACCCCCGATCCGACCCCCATCCGCGTCCGGATGGCGCCCAGCCCCACCGGCCCGCTGCACATCGGCACGGCGCGCACCAGCCTCTACAACTTCCTCTTCGCACGCCACGTCGGCGGCACCTACGTGCTGCGAGTCGAGGACACGGACGTGGCTCGCGGGACGGAGGCCTGGGAGAGCGACATCATCGACAGCCTGCACTGGCTCGGGATCAGCTGGGACGAGGGGCCACAGGTGGCGGGGGGCGACGACATCGGGCCATACGCGCCCTACCGCCAGAGCCAGCGCATGGAGCTGTATGCACGCGAGGCCGATCGGCTCCTGGCCAGTGGTGTGGCCTACCACTGCTACTGCACGCCCGATGAGCTCGACGCGGTGCGCCACGAGCAGGAGCGCAACCACCAGGCGCCGCGCTACAACGGTCGCTGCCTGCGCCTGACCGATGCCGATCGCGCCGCCTTCGAGGCGGAAGGCCGCCGTCCGGCACTCCGGTTCTCGGTTCCCGCGGAGAAGATCCGCTTCGACGACCTGATCCGCGGCGAGGTCGAGTTCGACAACGCGCTGCTGGGTGACTTTGTCATCGTTCGCGGCGACGGGATGCCGCTCTACCACTTCGTGGTGGTGGTCGACGACGAGGCAATGGCGATCACGCACGTGGTGCGCGGCGAGGACCACCTGTCGAACACGCCCAAGCACATCGCCCTGATCCGGGCGCTCGGCTACGGGGAGCCGAAGTTCGGGCACATCCCGCTGATCCTGAACCCGGATCGGTCGAAGATGAGCAAGCGCAAGTCGCAGACCGCGATCACCGCCTACCGGGAGCAGGGCTACCTGCCCGAGGCGATGGTCAACTTCCTCGCCTTCGTGGGCTGGTCGCCGGGGACCGAGGAGGAGATCTTCTCGATCGCCGAGCTGGCGGAGCGGTTCGAGATCGGCGAGGTCCACAAGGCGGGCGCGGTCTTCGACAAGGACCGTCTGGACTATCTGAACGGGGTGTACATCCGATCGCTGGCCGATGGGCAGCTGGCCTACCGCCTGCGCCCGTTCCTGCCGGAGCAGCTCGACGACGGGATCCTGATGCGCCTGGCGCCGCTGCTCAAGGAACGGCTCGTCAGGCTGGGCGATGCCACCGAGCTGGCCGCCTTCCTGACCGAGAATGATGAGCAGGTCGCCGCGCTGTACGAGCCGGAACTGCTGCTGCCCAAGGGGCGGTCCGCCGATGAGACCGCAGAGGCGCTGCGCTTGGCGCACGAGGCGCTGGCCGCCGTGCCCGAGCCCGATTTCGCCGCCGGCGAGCTGGAGGCGATCTGCCGTACCACCGCCGAGGCGCATGGCTGGAAAGCCGGCGACTTCTTCCGGCCGCTGCGGGTGGCGATCACCGGCCGCCTCGTGTCGCCGCCGCTCTTCGGCTCGATGGAACTCCTGGGGCGGGAGCGAACGCTGGCACGCATCGACGCCGCCATAGCGCGTCTCTCCGACTGA
- a CDS encoding SGNH/GDSL hydrolase family protein, with amino-acid sequence MKAGLAAAALVMGLGACSPAASSVPEGALRYVALGDSYTIGTSISAAESWPSQLVARLPALQLVANLGVNGHTSADLIDDELPALAGLRPQFVTLMIGANDVVQGVPEQVYRTNVEEIIDAMLASVAADRALCIATPDYTATPQGGAFGSPEQQRAGIERVNVLLGEACAARGIRFVPEIFEISQAAASDRSLVARDGLHPSGAQYSMWVDAIQPVVEDLLGE; translated from the coding sequence GTGAAGGCCGGCCTGGCGGCCGCCGCCCTCGTCATGGGACTGGGAGCCTGCAGCCCGGCCGCCTCATCGGTCCCGGAGGGTGCGTTGCGGTACGTGGCGCTCGGCGATTCGTACACGATCGGCACCTCGATCAGCGCCGCCGAGAGCTGGCCCAGCCAGCTGGTGGCTCGGCTGCCCGCACTGCAGCTCGTCGCGAACCTGGGCGTGAATGGCCACACCTCGGCTGACCTGATCGACGATGAGCTGCCGGCTCTGGCAGGGCTGCGGCCCCAATTCGTCACGCTGATGATCGGCGCCAATGACGTCGTCCAGGGAGTCCCCGAGCAGGTCTACCGCACCAACGTCGAGGAGATCATCGATGCGATGCTCGCCTCCGTGGCCGCAGACCGGGCGCTGTGCATTGCCACGCCGGATTACACCGCGACCCCGCAGGGTGGCGCGTTTGGCTCGCCGGAGCAGCAGCGAGCGGGGATCGAGCGGGTCAACGTGCTCCTCGGCGAGGCGTGCGCCGCACGCGGGATACGTTTCGTGCCGGAGATCTTCGAGATCTCGCAGGCGGCCGCGAGCGACCGGTCGTTGGTCGCCCGCGACGGCCTGCATCCCTCGGGTGCCCAATACTCGATGTGGGTCGACGCGATCCAACCGGTCGTGGAGGACCTGCTCGGCGAGTAG
- a CDS encoding DUF1801 domain-containing protein produces the protein MNGQKTVDEYIAAFDDWRTDAMKRLREVVKEGAPHSAVGIKWAQPVWEWNGPMIWMKAYPKHVDIGFWRGTEMDDPKKVLTGDGERMRHIKITSVDDIPADALRELVKQAVQLNTAKGNPTLGR, from the coding sequence ATGAACGGGCAGAAGACCGTTGACGAGTACATCGCCGCGTTCGACGACTGGCGCACGGACGCCATGAAGCGGCTGCGCGAGGTCGTCAAGGAGGGAGCGCCGCACTCCGCGGTGGGGATCAAGTGGGCCCAGCCGGTCTGGGAATGGAACGGACCGATGATCTGGATGAAGGCCTATCCGAAGCACGTCGACATCGGCTTCTGGCGCGGCACCGAGATGGACGATCCCAAGAAGGTGCTCACCGGAGACGGGGAGCGCATGCGACACATCAAGATCACGTCGGTCGACGACATCCCGGCCGATGCGCTGCGCGAGCTCGTGAAGCAGGCGGTGCAACTGAATACCGCGAAGGGCAACCCGACGCTGGGGCGGTGA
- a CDS encoding asparaginase: MARLLVEVTRGDRVESRHRGSIAVVSPTGELTWSFGDPDEFAFIRSSAKPFQLAPFVASGRFDAYDFPNPTESLAIMAASHSGEDRHVRTVQAVLRAGGLTRDVLACGVHPPFDVETAQRLIRDGEPLTPLRHNCSGKHAAMALHAKAAGWPIETYWQPDHPVQELALDTVALMSGIARSAIETATDGCGVVSFGLPLRGLALAFARLADPSSVPDAALRMALERIRDAMTAHPELVAGDRRRFDTELMRARPGRLVSKAGAEGIRAIGVLKNGTANAPVGLAVKIEDGDLARRAGDVAASAALARLGVLDAEGLARVRERTAPRIVDPRGDIVGEVRAVLA, encoded by the coding sequence GTGGCCCGCCTCCTGGTCGAGGTCACTCGCGGCGATCGGGTCGAGTCGCGCCACCGCGGCTCGATCGCAGTCGTCTCGCCAACTGGGGAGTTGACCTGGTCCTTCGGTGACCCCGACGAGTTCGCCTTCATTCGGTCCTCGGCGAAGCCATTCCAGCTCGCACCCTTCGTCGCCTCCGGCCGGTTCGACGCGTACGACTTTCCAAACCCGACCGAGTCGCTTGCGATCATGGCCGCCTCTCATTCCGGCGAGGATCGTCACGTACGAACGGTCCAGGCCGTCCTGCGGGCAGGCGGGCTCACCCGCGACGTGCTGGCCTGCGGCGTCCACCCGCCATTCGATGTCGAGACGGCACAGCGCCTGATCCGCGACGGTGAGCCGCTCACCCCGCTGCGGCACAACTGCTCAGGCAAGCATGCTGCGATGGCCCTCCATGCCAAGGCCGCCGGCTGGCCGATCGAGACCTACTGGCAGCCCGATCACCCCGTGCAGGAGCTGGCACTCGACACGGTTGCGCTCATGAGCGGCATTGCCAGGTCCGCGATCGAAACTGCCACCGACGGCTGCGGCGTCGTGTCGTTCGGACTGCCACTTCGCGGCCTGGCGCTGGCCTTCGCGCGCCTCGCGGACCCCTCCTCGGTACCAGATGCCGCGCTACGGATGGCATTGGAGCGGATCCGCGACGCGATGACGGCCCACCCCGAGCTCGTCGCCGGCGACCGGCGCCGGTTTGACACCGAGCTGATGAGGGCGCGACCCGGGCGGCTGGTGTCGAAGGCGGGCGCGGAGGGCATCCGGGCGATCGGGGTGCTGAAGAACGGGACGGCCAACGCCCCTGTTGGGCTGGCGGTGAAGATCGAGGACGGCGACCTCGCCCGTCGAGCAGGTGACGTGGCGGCCTCTGCTGCCCTGGCGCGACTCGGCGTGCTTGACGCGGAAGGGCTTGCGCGCGTGCGCGAGCGCACGGCGCCAAGGATCGTCGACCCACGCGGCGACATCGTCGGGGAGGTCCGCGCAGTGCTCGCCTGA
- a CDS encoding polymer-forming cytoskeletal protein — MVFGTKRDTKADSGLREDVVGNLYPDSFPDEAEMTSPNPMEFRRPDPGNESVIDPHARFNGKYVSDRDLRIEGEASGEIECSGTLIISPQAKVRSSITAANVIINGDYEGDVDCGGRFEIGSTGRVKGKVKAQVLVVKEGAHFEGGVMMTPEGRASSNAPTPAAASAPAKGGGTAQPAAQSSAASQGQGSIFNKDREGQPAPDRAASGTGTGSNS, encoded by the coding sequence GTGGTCTTCGGAACCAAGCGAGACACCAAGGCCGACTCTGGCCTCCGCGAGGACGTCGTCGGCAACCTGTATCCCGATAGCTTTCCCGATGAGGCAGAGATGACGTCGCCCAATCCGATGGAGTTCCGCCGCCCAGATCCGGGCAACGAGAGCGTCATCGATCCGCACGCCCGCTTCAACGGCAAGTACGTCTCGGACCGCGACCTGCGGATCGAGGGCGAGGCGAGCGGTGAGATCGAGTGCTCCGGGACCCTGATCATCAGCCCACAGGCAAAGGTTCGCAGCTCGATCACCGCCGCGAACGTGATCATTAACGGCGATTACGAGGGGGACGTCGACTGCGGCGGCCGCTTCGAGATCGGCTCGACCGGCCGGGTCAAGGGCAAGGTCAAGGCCCAGGTCCTGGTCGTCAAGGAGGGTGCCCACTTCGAGGGCGGCGTCATGATGACCCCCGAGGGCCGCGCCTCCTCCAACGCCCCCACACCGGCGGCCGCCAGCGCACCCGCCAAGGGCGGGGGCACCGCACAGCCTGCCGCCCAGTCGTCCGCCGCGTCGCAGGGCCAGGGGAGCATCTTCAACAAGGATCGCGAGGGTCAGCCCGCGCCCGACCGGGCCGCCTCGGGCACCGGCACCGGCAGCAACTCCTGA
- the upp gene encoding uracil phosphoribosyltransferase, with amino-acid sequence MDAARFPNLHVSQHPLVAHKLALLRDRTTEPKKFRELVRELSWLLGYEAMADLTTRPITVETPLEPMAGVELEPKVGLVPVLRAGLGMVDAMLELMPSAEVWHIGLYRDERSLKPVEYYNKLPDAATVQVCLILDPMLATGGSSSATVDILKAWGAARVKQVSLIAAPEGVATLSAAHPDVAIHVGAVDRALNERGYIVPGLGDAGDRQFGTFAGPSSEPGHDPADETAEVVRRLQRNLAGDV; translated from the coding sequence ATGGATGCCGCCCGATTCCCGAATCTGCACGTCTCGCAGCACCCGCTGGTCGCGCACAAGCTCGCCCTGCTGCGGGACCGAACAACCGAGCCCAAGAAGTTCCGCGAGCTGGTTCGTGAGCTCTCCTGGCTGCTCGGCTACGAGGCGATGGCCGACCTGACCACTCGGCCGATCACCGTCGAGACGCCGCTGGAGCCGATGGCCGGCGTCGAGCTCGAGCCGAAGGTCGGGCTCGTCCCCGTGCTGCGGGCCGGCCTGGGAATGGTGGATGCCATGCTCGAGCTGATGCCGAGCGCCGAGGTGTGGCATATCGGCCTGTACCGCGATGAGCGCAGCCTGAAGCCGGTCGAGTACTACAACAAGCTTCCCGACGCTGCCACTGTGCAGGTCTGCCTCATCCTGGACCCGATGCTGGCGACCGGCGGCTCGTCGTCCGCCACGGTCGACATCCTCAAGGCCTGGGGCGCCGCCCGCGTCAAGCAGGTCTCGCTGATCGCCGCCCCAGAGGGGGTGGCAACGCTCTCGGCCGCGCATCCCGACGTCGCCATCCACGTCGGTGCCGTCGACCGAGCGCTGAATGAGCGAGGGTACATCGTGCCCGGCCTGGGCGACGCCGGGGATCGGCAGTTCGGAACCTTCGCAGGGCCATCATCCGAGCCGGGGCACGATCCTGCGGACGAGACCGCGGAAGTGGTGCGGCGCCTGCAGCGCAACCTCGCCGGCGACGTGTAA
- a CDS encoding arsenate reductase ArsC, giving the protein MSTAHPRVGRYAGGITKRRVLFVCTHNSARSQMAEGMLRAWASDRFEVSSGGIEATGVRPEAIAVMHELGIDISAHASKTIEQFMGQPWDWLIPVCEEGCEACPYVPGAKAVLRWSFDDPSSATGSEEQRLAEFRRVRDELATAIHAFVAAN; this is encoded by the coding sequence TTGTCCACAGCCCATCCCCGAGTCGGGCGCTACGCTGGCGGCATTACCAAGCGCCGCGTCCTGTTCGTGTGCACGCACAACTCGGCCCGCTCGCAGATGGCGGAGGGGATGCTGCGGGCCTGGGCCAGCGACCGCTTCGAGGTCTCCAGCGGCGGGATCGAGGCGACCGGCGTTCGCCCCGAGGCGATCGCCGTCATGCACGAGCTCGGGATCGATATCAGCGCTCACGCATCCAAGACGATCGAGCAGTTCATGGGTCAGCCGTGGGACTGGCTGATCCCGGTCTGCGAGGAAGGATGCGAGGCCTGTCCATACGTCCCCGGGGCAAAGGCGGTCCTTCGCTGGTCGTTCGACGACCCGTCGAGCGCCACCGGCAGCGAGGAGCAGCGCCTGGCCGAGTTTCGTCGCGTGCGGGACGAGCTGGCGACCGCCATCCACGCTTTCGTGGCGGCGAACTGA